A stretch of the Natranaerovirga pectinivora genome encodes the following:
- a CDS encoding transposase — MPKNNNKNNQYTKEFKESILKRLEDLNESVPQISKELGIAPSTIYTWTRAKSKEQNQNHTPSNNKHSSKLSSEEKFRIVLETYTLTEEELSAYCRNKGIYIDDVKTWSKQCLKANTTLSKDPHEMNEEIKEEKLKNKNLEKELRYKEKALAETAALLVLRKKANAIWGDHEED; from the coding sequence ATGCCAAAAAACAACAATAAGAACAATCAATACACCAAAGAATTCAAAGAATCAATTCTAAAAAGATTAGAAGACCTTAATGAATCCGTACCGCAGATATCAAAAGAACTGGGAATAGCTCCATCTACTATATACACGTGGACGCGTGCTAAATCTAAAGAACAAAACCAAAATCATACACCAAGCAATAACAAACATTCAAGCAAACTAAGTTCAGAAGAAAAATTTCGCATAGTACTTGAAACTTATACCCTAACAGAAGAAGAACTGTCTGCTTACTGTAGAAATAAAGGTATTTATATAGATGACGTAAAAACATGGAGTAAACAGTGCCTTAAAGCTAATACTACTCTTTCAAAAGATCCTCATGAAATGAATGAGGAGATTAAAGAAGAAAAACTCAAAAACAAAAATCTTGAGAAAGAATTGAGGTATAAAGAAAAAGCATTAGCAGAAACAGCTGCCTTACTAGTCTTAAGAAAAAAGGCAAACGCGATCTGGGGGGACCACGAGGAAGACTAA